One segment of Amycolatopsis alba DSM 44262 DNA contains the following:
- a CDS encoding transporter substrate-binding domain-containing protein: MTIKAKALTFGVAVLTVLGIGTAGAAPEGHGAQSRLDVVQARGELRVCSTGDYRPFTHRDAAGGWSGIDIDLAGDLASRLGVRLQLVQTTWKAIADDVGRKCDLVMGGVSVTLDRAKKGFYTVPYLRDGKTPITLCENKKRFQTLAEIDQPGVRAIVNPGGTNEQFADANLDRATIVRHPDNTTIFAEILAGRADLMITDATETRWQAKQNPRLCAVHPDRPFTFSEKAYLLPRDVVFKEWADQWLHLALNDGTYARIAKPWLG, translated from the coding sequence ATGACGATCAAGGCGAAAGCGCTCACGTTCGGGGTCGCGGTGCTGACCGTGCTGGGAATCGGCACGGCCGGTGCCGCGCCCGAAGGCCATGGCGCGCAGAGCAGGCTCGACGTCGTCCAGGCGCGCGGCGAGCTCCGCGTGTGCTCGACGGGGGACTATCGCCCGTTCACCCATCGCGACGCCGCAGGCGGGTGGAGCGGGATCGACATCGACCTCGCGGGCGATCTCGCGTCGAGGCTCGGTGTCCGGCTCCAACTGGTCCAGACCACATGGAAGGCGATCGCCGACGACGTCGGGCGGAAATGCGATCTGGTGATGGGCGGGGTGTCGGTGACCCTGGACCGGGCGAAGAAGGGTTTCTACACCGTTCCCTACCTTCGCGACGGCAAGACCCCGATCACCTTGTGCGAGAACAAAAAGCGCTTCCAGACGCTGGCGGAGATCGATCAGCCGGGGGTGCGGGCGATCGTGAATCCGGGCGGTACCAACGAACAGTTCGCCGACGCCAACCTCGACCGCGCGACCATCGTGCGGCATCCGGACAACACCACGATCTTCGCCGAGATCCTGGCGGGCCGCGCCGATCTGATGATCACCGACGCGACCGAAACCCGTTGGCAGGCAAAGCAGAACCCGCGACTGTGCGCGGTGCATCCCGACCGGCCGTTCACCTTCTCGGAGAAGGCGTACCTCCTGCCCCGCGACGTCGTGTTCAAGGAATGGGCCGACCAGTGGCTGCATCTCGCGCTGAACGACGGCACCTACGCGCGCATCGCGAAACCGTGGCTCGGCTGA
- a CDS encoding nucleotidyltransferase domain-containing protein, with amino-acid sequence MKHDSPEFAAIAEQGTILRCQVGSGLHGTAVLGQDDRDELGICIEPPDHVIGLKRFEQYIFRSQPEGVRSGPGDLDLIVYSLRKWMRLVLNGNPTVLLPLFAPESEIVAIDELGAELRENAHQIVSRVAGLRFLGYSRAQRERMLGLRGKDGRPELIEKYGFDTKFAMHMVRLGVQGVELLETGRITLPVPEPWLSWLRDLRQGKKTREEALEAAESLERQLEELVRGSSPLPEAPDTEWADAWLVQAYLRAWKMP; translated from the coding sequence GTGAAACACGACAGCCCCGAATTCGCCGCCATCGCCGAGCAGGGCACGATCCTGCGCTGCCAGGTCGGGTCCGGGCTGCACGGCACCGCCGTGCTCGGCCAGGACGACCGGGACGAACTCGGCATCTGCATCGAGCCGCCGGACCACGTGATCGGCCTGAAGCGGTTCGAGCAGTACATCTTCCGCTCGCAGCCCGAAGGCGTCCGATCCGGTCCCGGCGACCTCGACTTGATCGTCTACTCGCTGCGCAAGTGGATGCGTCTCGTCCTCAACGGGAACCCGACCGTCCTGCTGCCGCTGTTCGCGCCGGAGTCCGAGATCGTGGCGATCGACGAGCTCGGCGCCGAACTGCGCGAGAACGCGCACCAGATCGTCTCGCGCGTCGCGGGCCTGCGGTTCCTCGGCTATTCCCGCGCACAGCGCGAGCGGATGCTCGGGCTGCGGGGCAAGGACGGGCGGCCGGAGCTGATCGAGAAGTACGGCTTCGACACGAAGTTCGCCATGCACATGGTGCGCCTCGGCGTGCAGGGCGTGGAGCTGCTGGAGACCGGGCGGATCACGCTGCCCGTTCCCGAGCCGTGGCTGAGCTGGCTCCGCGATCTGAGGCAGGGCAAGAAAACCCGCGAGGAAGCGCTGGAAGCGGCCGAGTCCCTCGAGCGACAGCTCGAAGAGCTGGTGCGCGGATCCTCGCCGCTGCCGGAGGCGCCGGACACGGAATGGGCCGACGCTTGGCTCGTGCAGGCCTACCTGAGGGCGTGGAAGATGCCTTGA
- a CDS encoding PspC domain-containing protein, translating into MTNSVYTPQSTKKLYRSRTDKMLAGVAGGWAAYLGVDAAILRIALVAGVFFTAGFAIPLYAAAWLLTPEQPGES; encoded by the coding sequence ATGACGAACAGCGTGTACACCCCCCAGTCCACCAAGAAGCTCTACCGCAGCCGGACCGACAAGATGCTCGCGGGCGTCGCCGGCGGCTGGGCCGCCTACCTCGGCGTCGACGCCGCGATCCTGCGCATCGCCCTCGTGGCGGGCGTCTTCTTCACCGCCGGATTCGCGATCCCGCTCTACGCCGCCGCGTGGCTCCTGACTCCGGAGCAGCCGGGCGAATCCTGA
- the groL gene encoding chaperonin GroEL (60 kDa chaperone family; promotes refolding of misfolded polypeptides especially under stressful conditions; forms two stacked rings of heptamers to form a barrel-shaped 14mer; ends can be capped by GroES; misfolded proteins enter the barrel where they are refolded when GroES binds) — protein MAKLIAFDEDARRGLERGLNILAEAVKVTLGPRGRNVVLEKKWGAPTITNDGVSIAKEIELEDPWEKIGAELVKEVAKKTDDVAGDGTTTATVLAQALVREGLRNVAAGADPISLKRGIEAAVEAITEQLHKAAVQIETKEQIAATASISAADRTIGELIAEALDKVGKEGVVTVEESNTFGLELELTEGMRFDKGYISGYFVTDPERQEAELEDPYVLLFGSKISTVKDVLPLLEKVIQSGKPLLIIAEDVEGEALATLIVNKMRGTFKSVAVKAPGFGDRRKAILQDIAILTGGQVISEDVGLKLENADLSLLGKARKAVITKDETTIVEGAGDADQIQGRVNQIRAEIDNSDSDYDREKLQERLAKLAGGVAVIKAGAATEVELKERKHRIEDAVRNAKAAVEEGIVAGGGVALIQAAEAAFAGLKLEGDEATGANIVKVAVEAPLKQIAINAGLEGGVVAEKVKSLPQGHGLNAATGVYEDLLAAGVPDPTKVTRSALQNAASIAALFLTTEAVVADKPEKASAAPADPSGGMGGMDF, from the coding sequence ATGGCCAAACTGATCGCGTTCGACGAGGACGCCCGCCGCGGTCTTGAGCGCGGCTTGAACATCCTCGCCGAAGCCGTCAAGGTGACCCTCGGCCCGCGGGGCCGGAACGTCGTGCTCGAAAAGAAGTGGGGCGCGCCGACGATCACCAACGACGGTGTCTCCATCGCCAAGGAGATCGAGCTCGAGGACCCGTGGGAGAAGATCGGGGCCGAGCTCGTCAAGGAAGTTGCCAAGAAGACCGACGACGTCGCGGGTGACGGCACCACCACCGCCACCGTGCTCGCCCAGGCTCTCGTCCGCGAGGGTCTGCGCAACGTCGCCGCCGGGGCCGACCCGATCAGCCTGAAGCGCGGCATCGAGGCGGCCGTCGAGGCCATCACCGAGCAGCTGCACAAGGCCGCCGTCCAGATCGAGACCAAGGAGCAGATCGCCGCCACCGCGTCGATCTCCGCCGCGGACCGCACCATCGGCGAGCTCATCGCCGAGGCGCTGGACAAGGTCGGCAAGGAAGGCGTCGTCACCGTCGAGGAGAGCAACACCTTCGGGCTCGAGCTGGAGCTCACCGAGGGTATGCGCTTCGACAAGGGCTACATCTCCGGTTACTTCGTGACCGACCCGGAGCGTCAGGAAGCCGAGCTCGAGGACCCGTACGTCCTCCTCTTCGGTTCCAAGATCTCCACCGTCAAGGACGTCCTGCCGCTGCTGGAGAAGGTCATCCAGTCCGGCAAGCCGCTGCTGATCATCGCCGAGGACGTCGAGGGCGAGGCCCTGGCCACCCTGATCGTCAACAAGATGCGCGGCACCTTCAAGTCCGTCGCCGTCAAGGCGCCTGGCTTCGGTGACCGCCGCAAGGCGATCCTGCAGGACATCGCGATCCTGACCGGTGGCCAGGTCATCTCCGAGGACGTCGGCCTCAAGCTGGAGAACGCGGACCTTTCCCTGCTGGGCAAGGCGCGCAAGGCCGTCATCACCAAGGACGAGACCACCATCGTCGAGGGTGCGGGCGACGCCGACCAGATCCAGGGTCGCGTCAACCAGATCCGCGCCGAGATCGACAACTCGGACTCGGACTACGACCGGGAGAAGCTCCAGGAGCGTTTGGCGAAGCTGGCCGGCGGCGTGGCCGTCATCAAGGCCGGTGCCGCCACCGAGGTCGAGCTGAAGGAGCGCAAGCACCGCATCGAAGATGCAGTGCGCAACGCCAAGGCCGCCGTCGAAGAGGGCATCGTCGCCGGTGGTGGCGTCGCTCTCATCCAGGCCGCCGAGGCCGCCTTCGCCGGTCTGAAGCTCGAGGGCGACGAGGCCACTGGTGCCAACATCGTCAAGGTCGCCGTCGAGGCGCCGCTCAAGCAGATCGCGATCAACGCCGGCCTCGAAGGCGGCGTCGTGGCGGAGAAGGTCAAGTCCCTCCCGCAGGGTCACGGCCTCAACGCCGCCACCGGTGTCTACGAGGACCTGCTCGCCGCCGGCGTGCCGGACCCCACGAAGGTCACCCGCTCCGCGCTGCAGAACGCCGCTTCCATCGCGGCGCTGTTCCTGACCACCGAAGCCGTCGTGGCGGACAAGCCGGAGAAGGCCTCGGCCGCTCCCGCCGACCCGTCCGGTGGCATGGGTGGCATGGACTTCTGA
- a CDS encoding serine/threonine-protein kinase: MTGDESGDLTGRRLGNYRIDGVLGKGGMSVTYKATDVRLGRKVALKVIGDHLGADAEFRERFVDEARNTSAIDHANVVPLYDFGELEGMLYIAMRMVDGGDLAGLISGGPIAPVRTLTMLDQVADALDTLHNRGLVHLDVKPANVLVTSKETSREHVYVADFGLTRRGATGHRTRGGDFLGSPTYAAPEHLRGEPLDGRTDQYALTCVLYACLTGSPPFKGDVQTVIKGHLNGEPPAISRIVGVPAGIDEVVRKGMAKNPADRYPNCVEMIAAARRALGPLAASNEPPGPPGQAAATVQQAAVPPRQNTPPQGEGGPVHPYGGQQPGYGQQGPGPQGPPPQGPPPGYGPPPQQGGFQQGGYQQGPPPGYGPPPQQGGFQQQGGFQQGPPPGYGPPPQQGGFQQQPKKGGGAKWIWIIVGVLVVAGAIVAAILIFGDSSSGNGPQTTAPNIPVGPGNSESQAPGSSAKAPPTSISIKPSN; encoded by the coding sequence GTGACAGGCGATGAGTCGGGGGACCTGACCGGTCGCCGGCTGGGCAACTACCGCATCGACGGTGTGCTCGGCAAGGGCGGCATGAGCGTGACCTACAAGGCCACGGACGTGCGGCTCGGACGCAAGGTGGCACTGAAGGTCATCGGTGATCACCTCGGGGCCGACGCCGAGTTCCGCGAACGCTTCGTCGACGAGGCGCGGAACACGTCCGCGATCGACCATGCCAACGTCGTGCCCTTGTACGACTTCGGCGAGCTCGAAGGCATGCTCTACATCGCCATGCGGATGGTCGACGGCGGGGACCTCGCCGGGCTGATCTCCGGCGGCCCGATCGCGCCCGTCCGCACGCTGACCATGCTCGACCAGGTCGCGGACGCGCTCGACACCCTGCACAACCGGGGGCTCGTGCACCTCGACGTCAAACCGGCCAACGTCCTGGTCACCAGCAAGGAGACTTCGCGCGAGCACGTCTACGTCGCCGACTTCGGCCTCACCCGCCGCGGCGCCACCGGCCACCGGACCCGCGGCGGCGACTTCCTCGGCTCGCCCACCTACGCGGCCCCCGAGCACCTGCGCGGCGAGCCGCTCGACGGCCGCACCGACCAGTACGCGCTCACCTGTGTCCTCTATGCCTGCCTGACCGGCAGCCCGCCCTTCAAGGGCGACGTGCAGACCGTCATCAAAGGGCATCTGAACGGCGAACCCCCGGCCATCTCGCGGATCGTCGGCGTACCCGCCGGGATCGACGAGGTCGTCCGCAAGGGAATGGCGAAGAATCCCGCCGATCGCTACCCCAACTGTGTTGAGATGATCGCGGCCGCCAGGCGTGCCCTGGGTCCGCTCGCGGCTTCGAACGAGCCTCCGGGTCCGCCAGGGCAGGCGGCCGCGACCGTCCAGCAGGCGGCGGTACCGCCGCGGCAGAACACGCCGCCACAGGGAGAGGGAGGCCCCGTGCACCCGTACGGAGGACAGCAGCCCGGCTACGGCCAGCAGGGGCCGGGACCGCAGGGGCCGCCGCCTCAGGGACCGCCGCCCGGCTACGGGCCCCCGCCTCAGCAGGGTGGCTTCCAGCAGGGCGGCTATCAGCAGGGTCCGCCTCCTGGCTATGGCCCGCCGCCGCAGCAAGGCGGGTTCCAGCAGCAGGGTGGCTTCCAGCAGGGCCCGCCCCCCGGTTACGGTCCGCCGCCGCAGCAGGGCGGGTTCCAGCAGCAGCCCAAGAAGGGCGGCGGCGCCAAGTGGATCTGGATCATCGTCGGCGTCCTCGTGGTCGCGGGCGCGATCGTGGCCGCCATCCTGATCTTCGGCGACTCGAGCAGCGGCAACGGCCCGCAGACCACCGCGCCGAACATCCCGGTCGGCCCCGGCAACTCGGAGTCGCAGGCCCCCGGGTCGTCGGCCAAGGCTCCGCCGACGTCGATCTCGATCAAGCCGAGCAACTGA
- a CDS encoding cold-shock protein codes for MAVGTVKWFNSEKGYGFIESTEGPDVFVHYSAIQADGFRTLDEGDRVEFEVQSGRDGRSQAADVRKVS; via the coding sequence GTGGCAGTCGGCACCGTCAAATGGTTCAACTCGGAAAAGGGCTACGGATTCATCGAATCCACTGAAGGGCCCGACGTCTTCGTCCACTACTCGGCCATTCAGGCCGATGGATTCCGGACGCTCGACGAGGGCGATCGCGTGGAATTCGAGGTCCAGTCCGGCCGTGACGGGCGGAGTCAGGCGGCAGACGTACGCAAGGTCTCCTAG
- a CDS encoding AIM24 family protein, with protein MRIQTRHTPNFGVARVLLSPGEAVQAAGDTMLASSFGITETVPARGGSRAGKTAPSVFNAPEGGGWIDFAPLTAGDVYPLEFTGGAGWCVSRDAILARPATIRQDPGWAPLQKLFGADSGFLEHYSGSGPLVLAAQGPVDAFELTAGELVTVRPDFLLAYPDTVQCRLRAVDQSGPQSVRTGEGLALDFAGPGRVLVQARNRRLSRG; from the coding sequence ATGCGGATCCAGACCAGGCACACCCCGAACTTTGGGGTCGCACGCGTGCTGCTGTCCCCCGGCGAGGCCGTCCAGGCCGCCGGGGACACCATGCTGGCCAGCAGTTTCGGCATCACCGAAACCGTGCCCGCACGCGGCGGCTCCCGTGCGGGCAAGACCGCGCCGTCGGTGTTCAACGCGCCCGAGGGCGGCGGCTGGATCGACTTCGCGCCGCTGACCGCCGGAGACGTCTACCCGCTGGAATTCACCGGCGGCGCGGGCTGGTGCGTCAGCCGGGACGCGATCCTCGCCCGGCCGGCGACCATCCGGCAGGACCCCGGCTGGGCGCCACTGCAGAAGCTCTTCGGCGCCGATTCCGGTTTCCTGGAGCACTACAGCGGAAGCGGCCCGCTCGTGCTGGCTGCCCAAGGCCCTGTCGACGCCTTCGAGCTCACCGCCGGCGAACTCGTCACCGTGCGGCCGGACTTCCTGCTGGCCTACCCGGACACCGTGCAGTGCCGTCTGCGCGCCGTCGACCAGTCCGGTCCGCAGTCGGTCCGCACCGGCGAAGGGCTCGCGCTCGACTTCGCAGGACCAGGACGCGTCCTTGTGCAAGCACGCAATAGGCGGCTTTCTCGCGGGTGA
- a CDS encoding TIGR00266 family protein: MQVQIRHQPSFAVARLMLAPGEPAQVESGAMMATSYGVQVQSQAQGGIMKGLGRAFLSGESFFISTYTAPQNGGWVDVAANLPGDMQVINLDGRTGWCVTRGSWLASSHSVQTETKWGGLKNLVGGEGGFLTHATGQGPLVVACYGALETVTLQQGEVITIDTGHVVAFADTVQYQIRKVATGVIQSMKSGEGLVFDFAGPGQLLTQTRNPSALSAWVIAQVPSR; this comes from the coding sequence ATGCAGGTTCAGATCCGTCACCAGCCATCGTTCGCGGTGGCGAGGCTCATGCTCGCGCCAGGGGAACCGGCGCAGGTCGAGTCCGGCGCGATGATGGCGACGAGCTACGGCGTGCAGGTCCAGTCCCAGGCGCAGGGCGGCATCATGAAAGGCCTCGGCCGCGCATTCCTCTCCGGCGAGTCCTTCTTCATCTCCACCTACACCGCCCCGCAGAACGGCGGCTGGGTCGACGTCGCCGCGAACCTGCCCGGCGACATGCAGGTCATCAACCTCGACGGCCGCACCGGCTGGTGCGTCACCCGCGGCTCGTGGCTCGCGTCCTCCCACAGCGTGCAGACCGAGACCAAATGGGGCGGGCTCAAGAACCTCGTCGGCGGCGAGGGCGGCTTCCTGACGCACGCGACGGGGCAGGGCCCGCTGGTCGTGGCCTGCTACGGCGCGCTGGAGACCGTCACCCTCCAGCAGGGCGAGGTCATCACCATCGACACCGGGCACGTCGTCGCGTTCGCCGACACCGTGCAGTACCAGATCCGCAAGGTCGCCACCGGTGTCATCCAGTCGATGAAGAGCGGTGAAGGCCTCGTCTTCGACTTCGCCGGGCCGGGCCAGCTACTCACCCAGACCCGCAACCCGTCGGCGCTGTCCGCCTGGGTGATCGCCCAGGTTCCCTCCCGCTGA
- the glp gene encoding gephyrin-like molybdotransferase Glp: MISVDAHRETVTGLLGNAPVIRLPLASAAGLVLAEDVHAGVSLPPFDNSAMDGYAVRAEDVAETPVTLPVADDIPAGRVEIGKLEPGTAHRIMTGAPLPPGADAVVMVEHTDGGVTDVRILRTAVLDAHIRRRGEDVVKGTVALSAGTVLGPAQLGLAAAVGLAEVPVFRPVKVLVVSTGTELVDAPEPLRHGQIYESNSIMLASAIRALGCEAEVVRSVVDDVDEFRAVIEPRLADVDLLVTSGGVSAGAYEVVKDALTGQGVEFRKIAMQPGGPQGCGRWNGVPVVTLPGNPVSVLVSFEAFLRPALLAAMGHTGVDRQQVRARLTEAMKSPAGRRQFRRGFYTHSEGEVTGIVGPRGGPGSHLLASFTQANCLIVLPEDVDSVEQGDEVDVLLL; this comes from the coding sequence GTGATCTCCGTCGACGCCCACCGTGAGACCGTCACCGGCCTGCTCGGAAACGCCCCCGTCATCCGCCTTCCGCTCGCTTCCGCCGCCGGGCTCGTCCTGGCCGAAGACGTGCACGCGGGAGTTTCGCTGCCGCCGTTCGACAACTCCGCGATGGACGGTTACGCCGTCCGCGCCGAGGACGTCGCGGAAACGCCGGTGACGCTGCCGGTCGCCGACGACATCCCCGCGGGCCGGGTCGAGATCGGGAAACTGGAACCGGGGACCGCGCACCGGATCATGACCGGCGCGCCGTTGCCGCCCGGCGCCGACGCGGTGGTGATGGTGGAGCACACGGACGGCGGCGTGACGGACGTCCGGATCCTCAGGACGGCCGTCCTGGACGCGCACATCCGGCGCCGGGGCGAAGACGTCGTCAAGGGCACGGTGGCGCTTTCGGCGGGGACGGTGCTGGGTCCGGCGCAACTGGGCCTCGCGGCGGCCGTCGGGCTCGCCGAGGTCCCCGTGTTCAGGCCGGTGAAGGTGCTCGTCGTGTCCACCGGAACCGAACTCGTCGACGCGCCGGAACCCTTGCGGCACGGGCAGATCTACGAGTCGAACAGCATCATGCTGGCGTCCGCGATCCGCGCGCTCGGCTGCGAGGCCGAGGTCGTGCGCAGTGTCGTCGACGACGTGGACGAGTTCCGCGCGGTGATCGAGCCCCGGCTGGCGGACGTGGATCTGCTGGTGACCTCGGGCGGGGTCAGCGCGGGCGCGTACGAAGTGGTGAAGGACGCGCTGACCGGACAGGGCGTGGAGTTCCGGAAGATCGCGATGCAGCCGGGCGGGCCGCAGGGCTGCGGACGGTGGAACGGCGTGCCGGTGGTGACACTGCCGGGGAACCCGGTGAGCGTGCTCGTCTCGTTCGAAGCGTTCCTGCGGCCGGCGCTGCTCGCGGCGATGGGGCACACCGGTGTCGACCGGCAGCAGGTGCGGGCCCGGCTGACCGAGGCGATGAAGTCCCCCGCCGGGCGCCGTCAGTTCCGGCGGGGCTTCTACACGCATTCCGAAGGTGAGGTCACCGGGATCGTCGGACCTCGTGGCGGGCCGGGATCGCATCTGCTCGCGTCGTTCACACAGGCGAACTGCCTGATCGTGTTGCCGGAGGACGTCGACTCGGTCGAGCAGGGCGACGAGGTGGACGTCCTGCTGCTGTGA
- a CDS encoding MFS transporter yields the protein MSVRERGGLLRSRDFRLLWTGETTSVLGSSIAVVALPLVAVVTLQASTFAVGLLTAAAWLPWLLIGLPAGAWVDRWPKQPIMLACNTFSMVVFLSVPVAAWFGLLTMTQLLVVALAGGVAKVFFNVAYRAYLPSLVDKEQLQEANEKLQGSESAAQIGGPGLAGLLAQGFGAVTGVLADAVSFGISVLCLRSIRYREPKRPAGTRSRLRDEIREGLAFVVHDRYLRVFALFGAVSNVALMGYQSIEVVFLARDLGVGPGAVGLVLALVGAGGVFGAALSGKLAARIGTARAFVLCEGFGALMMLLGPLANGGWGLAFFVAAGFSLSAGVVGSNVLNATFKQRYVPAAMFGRVTASMSVLSFGAIALGGLLGGILGETAGVRQTLGLMAGLEVVAVFALLFTPIGRCRDFPADVTAAGRPPRRPARPSRRPPATRSGSSPV from the coding sequence GTGAGCGTCCGCGAACGCGGCGGATTGCTGCGCTCCCGTGATTTCCGGCTGCTGTGGACCGGTGAGACGACCAGTGTGCTCGGCAGCTCCATCGCCGTCGTCGCGCTGCCGCTGGTCGCGGTGGTCACCCTGCAGGCGAGCACGTTCGCGGTCGGCCTGCTGACCGCGGCCGCCTGGCTGCCGTGGCTGCTGATCGGCCTGCCCGCCGGTGCCTGGGTCGACCGATGGCCGAAACAGCCGATCATGCTGGCGTGCAACACCTTCTCCATGGTGGTGTTCCTGAGCGTCCCGGTCGCCGCCTGGTTCGGCCTGCTCACGATGACCCAGTTGCTCGTGGTCGCCCTGGCGGGCGGGGTCGCGAAGGTCTTCTTCAACGTCGCGTACCGCGCGTACTTGCCTTCGCTGGTCGACAAGGAGCAGCTTCAGGAGGCGAACGAAAAGCTGCAGGGCAGTGAATCCGCCGCGCAGATCGGCGGACCCGGTCTCGCCGGTCTGCTGGCACAAGGCTTCGGCGCGGTCACCGGAGTGCTCGCCGACGCCGTCAGTTTCGGAATTTCGGTGCTGTGCCTGCGATCCATCCGGTACCGCGAGCCCAAGCGCCCGGCAGGGACGCGCTCGCGGCTGCGGGACGAGATCCGCGAAGGCCTCGCTTTCGTCGTCCATGACCGGTACTTGCGCGTCTTCGCGCTCTTCGGCGCGGTCTCGAACGTCGCGCTCATGGGCTACCAGTCGATCGAGGTCGTGTTCCTCGCCCGCGACCTCGGGGTGGGCCCTGGCGCCGTCGGGCTGGTCCTCGCGCTCGTCGGCGCGGGCGGCGTTTTCGGCGCCGCGCTGTCCGGCAAACTCGCGGCGCGGATCGGCACCGCGCGTGCTTTCGTGCTCTGCGAGGGTTTCGGGGCGTTGATGATGCTGTTGGGCCCGCTGGCGAACGGCGGCTGGGGACTCGCCTTCTTCGTCGCCGCCGGGTTCTCGCTCAGCGCCGGGGTCGTCGGCTCGAACGTCCTCAACGCCACCTTCAAACAGCGTTACGTCCCGGCGGCGATGTTCGGCCGGGTCACGGCGAGCATGTCCGTGCTCAGCTTCGGCGCGATCGCGCTCGGCGGTCTGCTCGGCGGGATCCTCGGGGAGACCGCCGGCGTGCGGCAGACACTGGGACTGATGGCCGGGCTCGAGGTCGTCGCCGTCTTCGCCCTGCTGTTCACGCCGATCGGCCGGTGCCGGGACTTCCCGGCGGACGTCACAGCAGCAGGACGTCCACCTCGTCGCCCTGCTCGACCGAGTCGACGTCCTCCGGCAACACGATCAGGCAGTTCGCCTGTGTGA
- a CDS encoding winged helix-turn-helix domain-containing protein has protein sequence MADREVHEVHDSKVLAAMSHPLRRRLLDVLRLDGPCTASVLAERTGQAVGNVSHHLKVLAASDLVEEVPELARDRRERWWRRVSYAVSWSPSDFPDDPVAAAAESLALEHQVSVARQWFAERESYPEEWHRAAFATDSWAKLSVAELAELEQKVLELIKSYSAREIPDDGQERRPVFIATRAVPARP, from the coding sequence ATGGCCGACCGCGAAGTCCACGAAGTCCACGATTCGAAGGTGCTCGCCGCGATGTCGCATCCGCTGCGGCGCCGCCTGCTCGACGTCCTCCGGCTCGACGGCCCGTGCACGGCATCCGTGCTCGCCGAGCGGACCGGGCAGGCGGTCGGGAACGTCAGTCACCATCTGAAGGTGCTCGCCGCCAGCGACCTGGTCGAGGAAGTGCCGGAACTCGCCCGCGACCGGCGCGAGCGCTGGTGGCGCCGCGTGAGCTACGCGGTTTCCTGGTCGCCGTCGGACTTCCCCGACGACCCGGTCGCGGCCGCCGCCGAATCCCTCGCTCTCGAACATCAGGTCTCCGTGGCACGCCAATGGTTCGCCGAACGCGAGAGCTACCCCGAGGAGTGGCATCGGGCCGCCTTCGCCACCGACAGCTGGGCGAAGCTGTCCGTCGCCGAACTGGCCGAGCTCGAACAGAAGGTCCTCGAGCTGATCAAGTCCTACAGCGCCCGTGAGATCCCCGACGACGGCCAGGAACGCCGTCCCGTCTTCATCGCCACCCGAGCCGTCCCGGCCCGGCCGTGA
- a CDS encoding GlsB/YeaQ/YmgE family stress response membrane protein, producing the protein MGFFSWIVFGAIAGWLANVVVGGPNRRSGCLFSILIGVLGAALGGFIYRLATGTERSFEFDFPSFGVAILGSIVLLALLRLVRGGRDDSYHR; encoded by the coding sequence ATGGGTTTCTTCTCGTGGATCGTGTTCGGCGCCATCGCCGGGTGGCTGGCCAATGTCGTGGTGGGCGGCCCGAACCGGCGGAGCGGCTGCCTGTTCAGCATCCTGATCGGCGTGCTCGGCGCGGCGCTGGGCGGTTTCATCTACCGGCTCGCGACGGGTACCGAGCGGTCGTTCGAGTTCGACTTCCCCAGCTTCGGCGTCGCCATTCTCGGCTCGATCGTGCTGCTCGCCCTGTTGCGGCTGGTGCGTGGCGGCCGGGACGACTCTTATCACCGATGA